A genomic segment from Takifugu rubripes chromosome 20, fTakRub1.2, whole genome shotgun sequence encodes:
- the tpm4a gene encoding tropomyosin alpha-4 chain translates to MEAIKKKMQMLKLDKENAIDRAEQAETDKKAAEDKCKQLEEELLDLQKKMKQTEDELDKFSEGLKDAQEKLELSEKTAADAEGEVAALNRRIQLVEEELDRAQERLAVALQKLEEAEKAADESERGMKVIENRAMKDEEKMEIQEMQLKEAKHIAEEADRKYEEVARKLVILEGELERAEERAELSECKASDLEEELKNVTNNLKSLEAQAEKYSEKEDKYEEEIKILTDKLKEAETRAEFAERTVTKLEKSIDDLEDELYAQKLKYKAISEELDHALNDMTSL, encoded by the exons ATGGAGGCCATCAAGAAGAAGATGCAGATGCTGAAACTGGACAAGGAGAACGCCATCGACCGGGCAGAGCAGGCGGAGACTGACAAGAAGGCGGCAGAGGACAAATGCAAACAG ctggaagaggagctgcTCGACCTCCAGAAGAAGATGAAGCAGACGGAGGATGAACTGGACAAATTTTCTGAGGGCCTGAAAGACGCCCAGGAGAAACTGGAACTGTCAGAGAAGACGGCTGCAGAC gcGGAGGGTGAAGTGGCGGCTCTGAACCGTCGCatccagctggtggaggaggagctggaccggGCTCAGGAGCGGCTGGCCGTGGCgctgcagaagctggaggaggcggagaaggCCGCGGACGAGAGCGAGAG AGGCATGAAGGTGATCGAGAACCGCGCGATGAAGGacgaggagaagatggagatccAGGagatgcagctgaaggaggccaAACACATCGCAGAGGAGGCCGACCGTAAATACGAGGAG GTGGCTCGAAAGCTGGTGATCCTGGAGGGGGAGCTGGAGCGGGCCGAGGAGAGGGCCGAGCTGTCGGAATG CAAAGCCAgcgacctggaggaggagctgaagaacgtGACCAACAACCTGAAGTCTCTAGAGGCCCAGGCCGAGAAG TACTCAGAAAAAGAGGACAAATACGAGGAGGAGATCAAAATCTTGACTGACAAACTGAAGGAg gCTGAAACCCGTGCAGAGTTTGCAGAAAGGACAGTGACCAAACTGGAAAAGTCCATCGACGATCTGGAAG atGAGTTATATGCTCAGAAGCTCAAGTACAAGGCCATTAGCGAGGAGCTGGACCATGCACTCAATGACATGACCTCTCTGTAG
- the tpm4a gene encoding tropomyosin 4a isoform X1 — MEAIKKKMQMLKLDKENAIDRAEQAETDKKAAEDKCKQLEEELLDLQKKMKQTEDELDKFSEGLKDAQEKLELSEKTAADAEGEVAALNRRIQLVEEELDRAQERLAVALQKLEEAEKAADESERGMKVIENRAMKDEEKMEIQEMQLKEAKHIAEEADRKYEEVARKLVILEGELERAEERAELSECKASDLEEELKNVTNNLKSLEAQAEKYSEKEDKYEEEIKILTDKLKEAETRAEFAERTVTKLEKSIDDLEEKLSSAKEENLGMHQVLDQTLLELNSL, encoded by the exons ATGGAGGCCATCAAGAAGAAGATGCAGATGCTGAAACTGGACAAGGAGAACGCCATCGACCGGGCAGAGCAGGCGGAGACTGACAAGAAGGCGGCAGAGGACAAATGCAAACAG ctggaagaggagctgcTCGACCTCCAGAAGAAGATGAAGCAGACGGAGGATGAACTGGACAAATTTTCTGAGGGCCTGAAAGACGCCCAGGAGAAACTGGAACTGTCAGAGAAGACGGCTGCAGAC gcGGAGGGTGAAGTGGCGGCTCTGAACCGTCGCatccagctggtggaggaggagctggaccggGCTCAGGAGCGGCTGGCCGTGGCgctgcagaagctggaggaggcggagaaggCCGCGGACGAGAGCGAGAG AGGCATGAAGGTGATCGAGAACCGCGCGATGAAGGacgaggagaagatggagatccAGGagatgcagctgaaggaggccaAACACATCGCAGAGGAGGCCGACCGTAAATACGAGGAG GTGGCTCGAAAGCTGGTGATCCTGGAGGGGGAGCTGGAGCGGGCCGAGGAGAGGGCCGAGCTGTCGGAATG CAAAGCCAgcgacctggaggaggagctgaagaacgtGACCAACAACCTGAAGTCTCTAGAGGCCCAGGCCGAGAAG TACTCAGAAAAAGAGGACAAATACGAGGAGGAGATCAAAATCTTGACTGACAAACTGAAGGAg gCTGAAACCCGTGCAGAGTTTGCAGAAAGGACAGTGACCAAACTGGAAAAGTCCATCGACGATCTGGAAG agAAACTATCATCTGCCAAAGAGGAGAATCTGGGCATGCATCAagtcctggaccagaccctgctGGAACTAAACAGCTTATAA
- the tpm4a gene encoding tropomyosin 4a isoform X3 encodes MASVNSLDAVKRKIQTLQQQADDAEDRAQVLQRQLDSERELREKAEGEVAALNRRIQLVEEELDRAQERLAVALQKLEEAEKAADESERGMKVIENRAMKDEEKMEIQEMQLKEAKHIAEEADRKYEEVARKLVILEGELERAEERAELSECKASDLEEELKNVTNNLKSLEAQAEKYSEKEDKYEEEIKILTDKLKEAETRAEFAERTVTKLEKSIDDLEDELYAQKLKYKAISEELDHALNDMTSL; translated from the exons ATGGCAAGTGTGAACTCTCTGGATGCTGTGAAGAGGAAGATTCAGACTTTGCAGCAGCAGGCCGACGACGCGGAGGACCGGGCCCAGGTCTTACAGAGACAGCTGGACAGTGAACGGGAGCTCCGGGAGAAA gcGGAGGGTGAAGTGGCGGCTCTGAACCGTCGCatccagctggtggaggaggagctggaccggGCTCAGGAGCGGCTGGCCGTGGCgctgcagaagctggaggaggcggagaaggCCGCGGACGAGAGCGAGAG AGGCATGAAGGTGATCGAGAACCGCGCGATGAAGGacgaggagaagatggagatccAGGagatgcagctgaaggaggccaAACACATCGCAGAGGAGGCCGACCGTAAATACGAGGAG GTGGCTCGAAAGCTGGTGATCCTGGAGGGGGAGCTGGAGCGGGCCGAGGAGAGGGCCGAGCTGTCGGAATG CAAAGCCAgcgacctggaggaggagctgaagaacgtGACCAACAACCTGAAGTCTCTAGAGGCCCAGGCCGAGAAG TACTCAGAAAAAGAGGACAAATACGAGGAGGAGATCAAAATCTTGACTGACAAACTGAAGGAg gCTGAAACCCGTGCAGAGTTTGCAGAAAGGACAGTGACCAAACTGGAAAAGTCCATCGACGATCTGGAAG atGAGTTATATGCTCAGAAGCTCAAGTACAAGGCCATTAGCGAGGAGCTGGACCATGCACTCAATGACATGACCTCTCTGTAG
- the tpm4a gene encoding tropomyosin 4a isoform X2, protein MASVNSLDAVKRKIQTLQQQADDAEDRAQVLQRQLDSERELREKAEGEVAALNRRIQLVEEELDRAQERLAVALQKLEEAEKAADESERGMKVIENRAMKDEEKMEIQEMQLKEAKHIAEEADRKYEEVARKLVILEGELERAEERAELSECKASDLEEELKNVTNNLKSLEAQAEKYSEKEDKYEEEIKILTDKLKEAETRAEFAERTVTKLEKSIDDLEEKLSSAKEENLGMHQVLDQTLLELNSL, encoded by the exons ATGGCAAGTGTGAACTCTCTGGATGCTGTGAAGAGGAAGATTCAGACTTTGCAGCAGCAGGCCGACGACGCGGAGGACCGGGCCCAGGTCTTACAGAGACAGCTGGACAGTGAACGGGAGCTCCGGGAGAAA gcGGAGGGTGAAGTGGCGGCTCTGAACCGTCGCatccagctggtggaggaggagctggaccggGCTCAGGAGCGGCTGGCCGTGGCgctgcagaagctggaggaggcggagaaggCCGCGGACGAGAGCGAGAG AGGCATGAAGGTGATCGAGAACCGCGCGATGAAGGacgaggagaagatggagatccAGGagatgcagctgaaggaggccaAACACATCGCAGAGGAGGCCGACCGTAAATACGAGGAG GTGGCTCGAAAGCTGGTGATCCTGGAGGGGGAGCTGGAGCGGGCCGAGGAGAGGGCCGAGCTGTCGGAATG CAAAGCCAgcgacctggaggaggagctgaagaacgtGACCAACAACCTGAAGTCTCTAGAGGCCCAGGCCGAGAAG TACTCAGAAAAAGAGGACAAATACGAGGAGGAGATCAAAATCTTGACTGACAAACTGAAGGAg gCTGAAACCCGTGCAGAGTTTGCAGAAAGGACAGTGACCAAACTGGAAAAGTCCATCGACGATCTGGAAG agAAACTATCATCTGCCAAAGAGGAGAATCTGGGCATGCATCAagtcctggaccagaccctgctGGAACTAAACAGCTTATAA
- the LOC101062202 gene encoding ras-related protein Rab-8A, with protein MAKTYDYLFKLLLIGDSGVGKTCVLFRFSEDAFNSTFISTIGIDFKIRTIELDGKKIKLQIWDTAGQERFRTITTAYYRGAMGIMLVYDITNEKSFDNIKNWIRNIEEHASADVERMILGNKCDVNDKRQVSKDRGEKLALDYGIKFMETSAKANINVEEAFLTLARDIKAKMDKKLEGNNPQGSSQGVKITEQPKKSSFFRCTLL; from the exons ATGGCGAAGACTTACGACTACTTGTTTAAACTTCTTTTAATCGGCGATTCAGGCGTCGGAAAGACCTGCGTCCTTTTCAGGTTTTCAGAGGACGCCTTCAACTCAACGTTTATCTCCACCATAG gtaTTGACTTCAAGATCAGAACAATAGAGTTAGATGGGAAGAAGATCAAGCTACAGATATG ggacacagcaggacaggagagaTTCAGGACCATCACAACAGCTTATTACAGAGGAGCCATG GGGATCATGTTAGTGTATGACATTACCAATGAGAAGTCATTTGACAACATCAAGAACTGGATACGAAATATTGAAGAG CACGCGTCAGCAGACGTGGAAAGGATGATCCTTGGGAACAAATGCGACGTCAATGACAAGCGGCAGGTGTccaaagacagaggagagaag CTGGCACTTGACTATGGAATCAAGTTTATGGAGACTAGTGCAAAGGCAAACATCAATGTGGaggaa GCCTTCTTAACTCTGGCCAGGGACATCAAAGCAAAGATGGACAAGAAGTTG gaGGGCAACAACCCCCAGGGCAGCAGTCAAGGAGTAAAGATTACGGAGCAGCCCAAGAAGAGCAGTTTCTTCCGCTGCACACTCCTGTGA
- the hsh2d gene encoding hematopoietic SH2 domain-containing protein homolog — MMDLSPAVQAQLRSSFSTGAIPDWFHGIITRKAAEELLAPRPRGCFLIRVSESRAGYTLSYRAEDRCKHFMIDVMEDGCFIIVGEKRRHQFLQDLVDFHRHTPITPSTEVLTLACRKKDDSTHYAELLFPQRHRRNAILPPNSSLLPSTSGPVPPEEVRPALPYRPNIPRNPEVQDPTSSHPDTPVPKPRNRYFADNLQASSFPKLPVQNFVPQAKQNISLPPSPSVPTDLSFTSAYKNLAAKRSAVSNLKILNKIFPTDKFMATENKVVKEEETLKGPDAGLPDEYRPPPPFAPGY, encoded by the exons ATGATGGACCTGAGTCCGGCGGTTCAAGCGCAGCTCCGATCGTCCTTCAGCACCGGCGCGATCCCAGACTGGTTCCACGGGATCATTACCAGGAA GGCTGCAGAGGAACTGCTGGCGCCCAGGCCTCGCGGCTGCTTCCTCATCAGAGTCAGCGAGAGCAGGGCCGGTTACACGCTCTCGTACCG AGCTGAGGACCGCTGCAAGCATTTCATGATCGACGTGATGGAGGACGGCTGTTTCATCATAGTGGGGGAGAAGAGGCGCCACCAGTTCCTGCAGGATCTGGTGGACTTTCATCGCCACACCCCCATCACGCCGTCCACCGAAGTGCTGACCCTCGCCTGTAGAAAG AAGGATGACAGCACCCACTACGCAGAGCTTCTGTTTCCCCAAAGACATCGGAGGAACGCGATTTTGCCACCCAACAGCTCCCTGCTTCCCAGTACGAGTGGTCCAGTCCCTCCTGAGGAAGTCCGACCAGCCCTCCCCTATCGACCAAACATCCCCAGGAACCCTGAGGTCCAGGACCCAACCAGCTCTCATCCAGACACC CCGGTGCCCAAGCCCAGGAATAGATATTTTGCTGACAATCTTCAGGCCTCCAGTTTTCCTAAACTCCCTGTTCAGAACTTTGTCCCTCAGGCGAAGCAGAACATCTCTCTGCCACCCAGTCCCTCCGTACCCACAGATCTGAGCTTCACCAGTGCCTATAAGAACCTGGCAGCCAAGCGCTCAGCTGTCTCCAACCTAAAGATCCTGAATAAGATATTTCCAACTGATAAGTTCATGGCCACAGAGAACAAGGtggtgaaagaggaggagaccCTCAAAGGTCCAGATGCAGGATTACCTGATGAATACCGACCGCCTCCACCCTTTGCTCCTGGATACTGA
- the tax1bp3 gene encoding tax1-binding protein 3, whose translation MAHTPGQPVSAVVERIEIKKLRQGDNLILGFSIGGGIDQDPSQNPFSQNKSDKGIYVTRVSPKGPADEARLKEGDKIMQVNGWDMTMVTHDQARKKLTKKGEDVVRLLVTRRSLEEVVKQSMGPWHK comes from the exons ATGGCGCACACTCCGGGACAGCCCGTCTCTGCTGTGGTG gaaaGAATTGAAATTAAAAAGTTGCGGCAGGGAGATAATTTGATCCTGGGCTTCAGCATTGGAGGGGGGATCGACCAGGATCCTTCTCAGAACCCCTTCTCTCAGAACAAGTCAGACAAA ggcATCTATGTGACCAGGGTATCGCCCAAGGGTCCCGCAGATGAGGCCAGACTAAAGGAGGGTGACAAAATAATGCAG GTGAACGGCTGGGATATGACCATGGTGACCCACGACCAGGCCCGTAAAAAACTAACAAAAAAGGGCGAGGACGTGGTGAGGCTGCTGGTCACCAGAAGGTCGTTGGAGGAAGTTGTCAAGCAGTCGATGGGCCCGTGGCACAAATAA
- the slc1a6 gene encoding excitatory amino acid transporter 4 isoform X1, whose translation MSGDPPTGNVPLLDEDSAKYPGNFRRQMSGEEMERAAFISQHSVKGFLQRNLFVLLTISAVALGVILGFATRPGKLSPREIKYLTFPGELLMRMLQMLVLPLIISSLVTGISALDNRASGKMGTRAVIYYMLTTLIAVFIGICIVTIIKPGKGSRDIPAGDERNIEPVPPADTFLDLIRNMIPRNLVEACFKQYKTVYKKTVPTRNGTIALNLTDSLNLTESKQNLSRTPHATQETAEELLPVPSSSAGVNALGLVVFSMCLGLVIGNMRQRGQALQDFFDCLYEAIMRMVAVIIWYTPVGILFLIAGRILEMKNWAEMGGQLGMYTLSVMVGLIIHSLVVLPLLFFMVTKKNPYNFIGGLLQALITALGTSSSSSTLPITFRCLEENIGVDKQVTRFVLPVGATVNMAGTALYEVVAAIFIAQVNDMELNFGHILTISITATAASIGAAGIPQAGLVTMVIVLASVGLPVEDIGLIIGVDWLLDRLRTATNVLGDSIGAGIVGHLSRQELQTQECDPESSVIEEEEKSYHLIHLENDEVSYQSSETTM comes from the exons ATGAGCGGAGATCCCCCCACCGGCAACGTTCCTCTCCTAGACGAGGACTCTGCGAAGTACCCTGGAAACTTCCGGAGGCAGATGAGcggagaagagatggagagagcggCCTTCATCAGTCAGCACAGCGTCAAAGGTTTCCTCCAGAGGAACCTGTTTGTTCTGTTGACCATCTCCGCCGTGGCTCTGG GCGTAATCCTGGGCTTCGCCACACGGCCTGGAAAACTGTCCCCGAGGGAGATCAAGTATTTGACGTTCCCTGGAGAGCTGCTCATGAGGATGCTGCAGATGCTGGTGCTGCCTCTCATCATCTCCAGTCTGGTCACAG GTATATCCGCCTTGGACAACAGAGCCTCGGGGAAGATGGGGACACGCGCGGTCATCTACTACATGCTGACCACCCTGATCGCCGTGTTCATCGGTATCTGCATTGTGACCATCATCAAGCCAGGAAAAGGCAGCAGGGACATTCCCGCCGGCGATGAGAGAAACATAGAACCGGTTCCACCTGCTGACACGTTTCTGGATCTCATCAG GAATATGATTCCCCGCAATCTGGTGGAGGCGTGTTTCAAACAG TATAAAACAGTGTACAAAAAGACGGTGCCCACGAGGAACGGGACCATCGCCCTGAATCTCACGGACTCTCTGAACCTGACAGAATCCAAGCAGAACCTCAGCAGGACGCCACACGCCACACAG GAGACAGCGGAGGAGCTCCTCCCGGTGcccagctcctctgctggggTGAACGCTCTGGGATTGGTGGTCTTCTCCATGTGCCTCGGCCTGGTCATCGGCAACATGAGGCAGCGGGGGCAGGCCCTGCAGGACTTCTTTGACTGCTTGTACGAGGCCATCATGAGGATGGTGGCCGTCATCATCTG GTACACTCCAGTGGGCATCTTGTTCCTGATCGCAGGGAGGATCTTAGAAATGAAGAACTGGGCAGAGATGGGCGGCCAGTTGGGGATGTACACCCTTTCCGTCATGGTGGGCCTCATCATCCACAGCCTCGTCGTCCTGCCGCTGCTCTTCTTCATGGTAACCAAGAAGAATCCCTACAACTTCATAGGTGGACTGCTGCAGGCCCTCATCACAGCTCTGGGAACATCATCCAG ctcctccaccctccccatCACTTTCCGCTGTCTGGAGGAGAACATCGGTGTGGATAAGCAAGTGACGCGCTTCGTGCTGCCTGTGGGCGCCACCGTCAACATGGCCGGCACCGCCCTCTACGAGGTGGTGGCAGCCATCTTTATTGCTCAAGTCAATGACATGGAACTGAACTTTGGCCATATTCTGACCAtcag TATCACGGCAACTGCTGCCAGCATCGGAGCAGCAGGCATCCCTCAGGCTGGcctggttaccatggtgatcGTATTGGCATCGGTGGGACTGCCCGTGGAGGACATAGGGCTGATCATTGGTGTGGATTGGTTGCT GGACCGGTTGCGCACCGCCACCAACGTGCTGGGCGACTCGATCGGCGCCGGCATCGTGGGGCACCTTTCCCGGCAGGAGCTGCAGACTCAGGAATGTGACCCGGAGAGCTCCGTGAtcgaagaggaggaaaagtccTACCATCTGATCCACCTGGAGAACGACGAGGTCAGCTACCAAAGCAGCGAGACCACCATGTGA
- the slc1a6 gene encoding excitatory amino acid transporter 4 isoform X2 — protein MSGDPPTGNVPLLDEDSAKYPGNFRRQMSGEEMERAAFISQHSVKGFLQRNLFVLLTISAVALGVILGFATRPGKLSPREIKYLTFPGELLMRMLQMLVLPLIISSLVTGISALDNRASGKMGTRAVIYYMLTTLIAVFIGICIVTIIKPGKGSRDIPAGDERNIEPVPPADTFLDLIRNMIPRNLVEACFKQYKTVYKKTVPTRNGTIALNLTDSLNLTESKQNLSRTPHATQETAEELLPVPSSSAGVNALGLVVFSMCLGLVIGNMRQRGQALQDFFDCLYEAIMRMVAVIIWYTPVGILFLIAGRILEMKNWAEMGGQLGMYTLSVMVGLIIHSLVVLPLLFFMVTKKNPYNFIGGLLQALITALGTSSSSSTLPITFRCLEENIGVDKQVTRFVLPVGATVNMAGTALYEVVAAIFIAQVNDMELNFGHILTIRDRLRTATNVLGDSIGAGIVGHLSRQELQTQECDPESSVIEEEEKSYHLIHLENDEVSYQSSETTM, from the exons ATGAGCGGAGATCCCCCCACCGGCAACGTTCCTCTCCTAGACGAGGACTCTGCGAAGTACCCTGGAAACTTCCGGAGGCAGATGAGcggagaagagatggagagagcggCCTTCATCAGTCAGCACAGCGTCAAAGGTTTCCTCCAGAGGAACCTGTTTGTTCTGTTGACCATCTCCGCCGTGGCTCTGG GCGTAATCCTGGGCTTCGCCACACGGCCTGGAAAACTGTCCCCGAGGGAGATCAAGTATTTGACGTTCCCTGGAGAGCTGCTCATGAGGATGCTGCAGATGCTGGTGCTGCCTCTCATCATCTCCAGTCTGGTCACAG GTATATCCGCCTTGGACAACAGAGCCTCGGGGAAGATGGGGACACGCGCGGTCATCTACTACATGCTGACCACCCTGATCGCCGTGTTCATCGGTATCTGCATTGTGACCATCATCAAGCCAGGAAAAGGCAGCAGGGACATTCCCGCCGGCGATGAGAGAAACATAGAACCGGTTCCACCTGCTGACACGTTTCTGGATCTCATCAG GAATATGATTCCCCGCAATCTGGTGGAGGCGTGTTTCAAACAG TATAAAACAGTGTACAAAAAGACGGTGCCCACGAGGAACGGGACCATCGCCCTGAATCTCACGGACTCTCTGAACCTGACAGAATCCAAGCAGAACCTCAGCAGGACGCCACACGCCACACAG GAGACAGCGGAGGAGCTCCTCCCGGTGcccagctcctctgctggggTGAACGCTCTGGGATTGGTGGTCTTCTCCATGTGCCTCGGCCTGGTCATCGGCAACATGAGGCAGCGGGGGCAGGCCCTGCAGGACTTCTTTGACTGCTTGTACGAGGCCATCATGAGGATGGTGGCCGTCATCATCTG GTACACTCCAGTGGGCATCTTGTTCCTGATCGCAGGGAGGATCTTAGAAATGAAGAACTGGGCAGAGATGGGCGGCCAGTTGGGGATGTACACCCTTTCCGTCATGGTGGGCCTCATCATCCACAGCCTCGTCGTCCTGCCGCTGCTCTTCTTCATGGTAACCAAGAAGAATCCCTACAACTTCATAGGTGGACTGCTGCAGGCCCTCATCACAGCTCTGGGAACATCATCCAG ctcctccaccctccccatCACTTTCCGCTGTCTGGAGGAGAACATCGGTGTGGATAAGCAAGTGACGCGCTTCGTGCTGCCTGTGGGCGCCACCGTCAACATGGCCGGCACCGCCCTCTACGAGGTGGTGGCAGCCATCTTTATTGCTCAAGTCAATGACATGGAACTGAACTTTGGCCATATTCTGACCAtcag GGACCGGTTGCGCACCGCCACCAACGTGCTGGGCGACTCGATCGGCGCCGGCATCGTGGGGCACCTTTCCCGGCAGGAGCTGCAGACTCAGGAATGTGACCCGGAGAGCTCCGTGAtcgaagaggaggaaaagtccTACCATCTGATCCACCTGGAGAACGACGAGGTCAGCTACCAAAGCAGCGAGACCACCATGTGA